A DNA window from Nycticebus coucang isolate mNycCou1 chromosome 1, mNycCou1.pri, whole genome shotgun sequence contains the following coding sequences:
- the DHFR gene encoding dihydrofolate reductase, which translates to MVRPLNCIVAVSQNMGIGKNGDLPWPPLRNEFKYFQRMTTTSSVEGKQNLVIMGKKTWFSIPEKHRPLKDRINIVLSRELKESPQGAHFLAKSLDDALKLIEETELANKVDMVWIVGGSAVYKEAMNQPGHVKLFVTRIMQDFECDTFFPEIDLKKYKLLSEYPGVLSDVQEEKGIKYKFEVYEKND; encoded by the exons ATGGTTCGACCGCTAAACTGCATCGTGGCTGTGTCCCAGAACATGGGCATCGGCAAGAACGGGGACCTACCCTGGCCCCCACTCAG GAATGAATTCAAGTATTTTCAAAGAATGACCACAACCTCTTCAGTAGAAG GTAAACAGAATCTGGTGATTATGGGTAAGAAGACCTGGTTCTCCATTCCTGAGAAGCATCGACCTTTAAAGGACAGAATTAATATAGTTCTCAGTAGAGAACTCAA gGAATCTCCACAAGGAGCTCATTTTCTTGCTAAAAGTCTGGATGATGCCTTAAAACTTATTGAGGAAACAGAATTAGCAAATAAAGTAGACATGGTTTGGATAGTGGGAGGCAGTGCTGTTTATAAG GAAGCCATGAATCAACCAGGCCATGTTAAACTGTTTGTGACAAGGATCATGCAGGACTTTGAATGTGACACATTTTTTCCAGAAATTGATTTGAAGAAATATAAACTTCTCTCAGA ataCCCAGGTGTTCTTTCTGATGTCCAGGAAGAGAAAGGCATTAAGTACAAGTTTGAAGTGTATGAAAAGAATGATTAA